The Monomorium pharaonis isolate MP-MQ-018 chromosome 5, ASM1337386v2, whole genome shotgun sequence genome segment attataatattacaattagagatgtatatagtaataaaggtaatattaataagcgcgcgttttattatattatattataattatatttatacaatataaaaaatcttatatttatatatatataataaaatgatattaaaaatttaaataattaatttttacaatttttaaataatttatcattattattatttattaaatatcattgcCAGCATAAAGTCCTGAAAGAGTGactcttgattttttttcaaaagctTTTTATTAGTGCCCCCACGGTTGAGAGCAGAGTAGGGGACACATTTCCcacttgtatatattttatccgATTCAAAATTCGTTACCAACAGCAGAGGCGCGCTCATATTTGAATAGCCGTTGCACGCTCGCTGGGATGGCGTCCATGGCGTTGCGGCAATTTCGAAGGGACTAgcaagttttgaaaattttcgcaaCGACCGAGATAATGGCAGATAATCAACAGAGCCGATTCGAGAAGTCGCTCGGGCTGCTGACTACCCGCTTTGTGTCCCTGCTTCAGAAGGCGAAAGACGGCGTGTTGGATTTGAAAGTCGTGAGTACTCCAGACCACTTCGCGAGGCCACCGAAAAAGTTAACCTGTACTAGGTTAAGTGGCCGCGGCCGTACACGTCATACTCGGGTTGCGGGAATTTTGAAAGAATCCCCTCGCTGCGCGAGGGGATCGCGCACGTACGTCCGAACGTTCCCCGGCTCCGTGGGCATTATCGCCTGTCGCCGTGGGACCGCGGATCGGTTCTCGACGTAGCCGACGCGCCGACCCTTTTACAACATCGTAACACGCGATCCTACCTTAACCTATAAAAAGTGCGTGCCTCTCGGTGGGGCGCCTCGGCGAGATCAATggctgtttttatttaacttgcGAACGTTGCAGGCCGCGGATCTTTTGGAAGTACGACAAAAACGACGCATCTACGATATTACAAATGTCCTCGAGGGCATCGGGCTCATAGAGAAGAAGAGTAAGAACAGTATCCAATGGAAGtaagtgttatttttgttttctttttaaatctttaccTTCTTGCATGGTTTATCATTCacctttctcttcttttttatctttttgggagaaaaagaaaaaagataaattgcaCAAGAtattctgataaaaatatcaaacaacATAAGCCATCTCTCTTCTATGACGTACATTGTTACTTAGTGGATTTGTGTTTAAAGGGGTGCGGGACCAGGCTGCAACACTCAAGAAGTCGGCGAGAAACTGACGGACCTGAAGGATGAGATCAGCAAATTGGAGGCTCATGAGCAAATGCTGGATACCCATACCCAATGGATACAAcaaagcataaaaaatataaaagaggatattataaataaaaaatatgcgtATATTACATACGAAGATGTGAAGGAGAACTTTGAGGATCAGTTTGTACTTGGAATACAGGGACCTGAAGACATGAAGTTATTTGTACCAAATGTCTTGAAGGTATTCAAAGTaatatgtagaaaatatttatttcattgttttgTAATCCTGGGTAAACCAAAGCTTCTAAACTGATTTTGATACCTTTGCAATTTCTATCAGAAAAAGACTCTTGCTTAACTTCTATTCTGAAGAATTaagtttttaacttatttattgttatttggaatttttttattattcaaggATACAATACGCAATAAGTTTGAAAATCTAAATCTTTTGCTtgactattttaataatccaaGTTAGTCTATCTAGTATTTTATatctagaaaatatttaatgcaaattatattgatatagatttgtttttattttttattttatttttatgttggaCAGACTGTCATACAAGATGATACAGTGATAAATTACAACATGACCTTAAAAAGTAATACGGAGGAGATCAAAGTGTACATGGTCCAACCCGAATTAGCTAAAACTTATGACAATAAGATGTTAGAAATGAGATTACAAGAAGAGGCCAAGGGTATGAAGCGTGGAAATGAGGAGGATGATAAGAAAGGAGAAGAGGTTTCTGTAAAACCAAAGAGAAAAGTGGGCAGGtaagtagaaaaaattttgaagagatGTGTGCAAGTATATCTGCTCTAATCGCGTcaggaataataaaatataatattcttgatCTGCACAGAGCAAATAGTACAATTGTTAATTGTCAATTGATTTTGTAAAGGGGATGAATAGTTGCTAAGTTTGAACTATTCATTTGATACAAAATGCACACTATTATACCTTATATCTATTTCTCAAGATTAAGATTGTAttgaaatacattaaaatacatttattttaatattaggcCGCCAAAAAATAGTACTAAACCAGATCCAATATTGATAACTGATGAAGCAGATGACGAAGATGATGATTCAGAATTGATAGAAGCTAAAATAGTTTTACGTGATGTAAGCACCACAGgtaaatctattttatcttggtttatacgtatttttcttatatatagtgaagtttttaaatcagtcttataattatttttaattatagatattgCCCAAAGAGATTTGGACTTTCTCGATCAATTCTATTCTGACTGTAAGTTGAATGTTATACTAATATTTGTAGTccaattttatacttaaaatcaTCTTAAATATGATCTCGAGACGCACGGTTATTTTCTTTGCTGGATGGAATCTTAAGACTATCGGATTAGATTTAAGACGATAATGTGAGGTTGGATTATGAATATCGTTcttatattacttttgtacAGACTTAAATAGCCAAACGTATCTAACGTCTACATGAATTTCACTTGCAGTTTGCGGACCGTTAATGAGATTAAGTCCACCCCCCGGAGAGAAAGATTACCATTTCAATCTTAGTGAGAACGAGGGTGTTTGTGATTTATTTGACATTACATTAACGTAATGAGTGTTGAGTTAATGTAGCTTCGACTTTTTGCAAAATGAAGACTGTGCCAACAGTATGCAAAGATGATCGGAAAAATCAAACGAAATCATTAAGGAGAATTTGTGCATATAATTTTAGCGAAATTAATGGATCACAATCATTGAAAGAATATACAGTATATTTTTACCAAGTATGGAAACTAGTGCGAAGCATTTACAAAAGAAGATTTACTCTATGAAGATATCTACAATCTGCTCTGAGttgtttattttgtatacattGTTGAGAGTAATTCAAGGTTTTAATAGCATCTTTTATACAGAATCTACTAGAAGTCCTTGCAGCTTTTAAGTTGATTCACTTGAAGCTTGCTTTATGAATATCATTGGATGAATAATTGTCCattgtgataattttttgtttgatatgaaagaagaaaaaattgatgaatgtatgtatatatatataatgtgactatatttaaaaagtatagttcTCTATATATTGCAATACGATGTTATGAAGCAAGTtttcaaattgaatttttgtaatattttacatgcaCATA includes the following:
- the LOC105832646 gene encoding transcription factor E2F4 is translated as MADNQQSRFEKSLGLLTTRFVSLLQKAKDGVLDLKVAADLLEVRQKRRIYDITNVLEGIGLIEKKSKNSIQWKGAGPGCNTQEVGEKLTDLKDEISKLEAHEQMLDTHTQWIQQSIKNIKEDIINKKYAYITYEDVKENFEDQFVLGIQGPEDMKLFVPNVLKTVIQDDTVINYNMTLKSNTEEIKVYMVQPELAKTYDNKMLEMRLQEEAKGMKRGNEEDDKKGEEVSVKPKRKVGRPPKNSTKPDPILITDEADDEDDDSELIEAKIVLRDVSTTDIAQRDLDFLDQFYSDFCGPLMRLSPPPGEKDYHFNLSENEGVCDLFDITLT